A window of Bombus huntii isolate Logan2020A chromosome 12, iyBomHunt1.1, whole genome shotgun sequence genomic DNA:
TAAAAAACAATCTTACTGCCTGAAACGCAATGCGGTGTCTATTTCATATACGTCCCTGctctgtttcttctttttatccttCTCTTCGCTTTTATTCATTCGATTATATTTCTTAGACTTGTTATAGGTACTTAATCAAATTCTCGAAAATTGTACAGCGCTTATTCTTTGCCCGTATGAGTGGAATGGAAAAAAGGAAGCTAACAGATGGATAtaatcaaaattttataaatctacATAGATCGGAAAAGACGACAAGAAAGCAGTAGTCAAAAGTATACTTtcttaacaaaaagaaatatcgcATATAGAAATATTGAATAAGGAAACGTAAAATACATTGCTCATTCAAATACTGTCGCTGCTAGTTACTCTACAAATCATACACTCGACCAATCTTGCGTAGGAAGAAAATTCTAGAGCGGTCGAAATACATATGACGCGTTTAAGATCTAGATTTAAAGTGTGGTACAAAGGAGGAAGTTAATTCACGCGAGAAACGCTCGTAGGTGGAGGACGCACCTACATTTCGTGGGATAATCGGTTGAAGGAAATTGTGAGGAAACGATGAAATCGCATTTACCACGAACTTAATTCGTCACGGTCGCTAATGTTAATTTTTGGAGCATTCAACTATGTAGAATTTTATAGGAAACTACGTATATGCGAGCAGGGTCGTATATAAGAGTTATACTTTCATGACACTAtgaaacacacacacacacacatacacacagcGCTTTGTACATTAACCGATGTAAAACGTGTCGTTTGATATTTATAGAGATtacgaatattaattttgtatattaatgtATTATATGAGAGTTACAAGGATGTGTGCCTTTGGACACGCGGTTACGAGACAAAACGAaacaaaagtaaaagaaaaaaagaaacaaaatcttgttgtatgtttttcaaataaacaACTGATCTCTCTAATTCAATAACTTCTCTGCTTCCTTAAACGAAACAGAAAGGTTTTATTGATAGAAGACGTGGCGAGTTTTCATCCGAAAAACAAATGATGTTACTTGTATTACACAGAGTTTATTACAATTTGCTATGTACAATGGCTTGCCTATGTAAAATGAAAATCATTTCTTATCAAAATGGCAAATGTTGGACTAGTGTTATTTGAattgattcatcatctccTCTATAATCTCCAGCGTGGTCCTCGGTTGCATATCCTTGTAGAGCCTATCCTCCAGTATTTCCAGATCTGCTCCATTTTCCATAAATTCTCTTAAATTGTGCATTGTGCCATTTGATATTCTATGATCCGTAATCCGATCTTGATTGAAGTTATATGTTCtgattttctcgtttctcaaTCTCGACCCCATTTGTTTCttacgtattttattaataaggGAAACCTGTTGGTCCAATTGTTCCTCAAACAATATAGTTTTTAGTTTTGTTAGTGCTAActgtttgttttttatttgAGACCTATTGGTTTGGCAAGTTACAACTTTACCAGTGGGTATATGAGTTATTCTAATTGCAGAATCTGTAGTATTTACATGTTGGCCTCCAGCTCCAGATGCTTTTTTTGATTCTATTATCAAATCTTTCTCATCTATCTTGATATCAACATCCTTGGGTTCTGGTGTGATTATTACAACAGCTGTACTGGTATGTAAACGACCAGACTTCTCTGTTGCTGGAATCCTTTGTACTCTATGTACACcactttcatattttaatttcttgaaAGCATTGTTATCCGTTATTAATAAAGTAGCTCTCCTTAACCCACCCGTGTCACTTTCAAACTGTTCCAATGTCTCATAACTAAACCCTAAAtgatcaaaataatttacatacataACTAATAAATCTTTAGCAAACAACATAGCTTCCTGACCACCTACACCTGGTATTATCTCCATAACAACATTATCATAATTTTCAGTATCTactttttgtaaaataatatctaaAATTTTCCCGTCAATCTGTGACATCTGTCGTGCATATGCTAAATCTTCTTTTCTTATAAGATCTTTCATTTCTTCATTCTCAGGTACTAAAACATAAGTTATATAGATTTGTTAAACAATCAGGAAAGAGGGTTTTAATTTACGATAATGTAAATGAATGCAAAGTACTTACCAAGATCGTTCAAATCCTTTATATTCTCAATTATCTTAATTTTCTCATTCAGCAACTGGGGGATTTCGTGTATTTTAAGAATATCAGAAATACTTCCTCGTTTTTCATCACCATTTTGATACGCATTCATAAGATGatctaaatattttctaacatGCTCATTAGTTACAAATAAAGTCGCTTTCGAACAAAATTGGCATATAGATAGATTAGCCTTTTTGTTGAGGTTAAGGAACACTGGATAACACGATTCGATCAGTTTAGTCTTAGCTATGAAATTTCTACAGTACTGGTAACTATTAAGCGAGCATCCTCTTATTAGAAATAACATATTtcattacaaattattatgcAATCAAGATATGTTCCTTATTCATTTACGCGACTATCACCTATCTCATGTTTATATTTACAACTGAAGAGAGCGCCAATATGGCATTAACGCTATCAGTATAGAAAACATTAAGGAGATACAAACtgatctttaaaaattatatacattttgtaaattatatattcttaAAGCAAACCTAAGTtccttaatttaaaataatcacaatttattattatatgagGAGCTGATATTCTTACgaaatcaaaaataaaaaattgaaatgtttgattaagtataatattttaagtttaCCTCTGTTGGTAACAGCAGGTTGTATCATCATTTCGATAGCTTTTACAATCTCAATTCAATTAAGTTTATCTAGTTTTgcataatattgaaaaatatagtaCAGGAACACCATCTTTTATAACATTTACTCTttacgtatacatataattgaattaaaatgtataatttattgtaGCAACAGATATTCAATATAGGCACTCATAAACTCAAAAATGtatggaatattttaatttcaatcataaaatcgttataatatattattgcTATTTACTTTAACGAATCTATATATTGGAAAACAGATACATACGTAAGTAGTATATGTGTAAAGATTGAAAAATGTGGCATATCAATTGTATCGATTTTCTAACGAGTACATACAATTATATACTATTCACTCTTAATATATCCCATCTTTCTCTGTGTAACGCTATAAAATAACTATAATAATACTTTTACAAGAAACATaatgtacataaaaatattgacAATGTTGCCatttataaatgaattaaaataaaacttgTTATTGTacttatacatatgtatcaTACACTAAAATGCAGTCACTTTAATTACGTATatcaaatatgtaatatatgaaCAACCACGTGTTCAAATTAATACAACGACTATATTCGAAATACAAGctttcaatatatatatttatatatatatatatatgatgatatatatatgatatatatatatatattatatatatatatcatatatatatcatatatatatatatatatatgagtaTAAAATAATCTATATTGCGCTTAACAAACTTTCTTCGTTACAACTGGTCAATCTTACTGAACAATTGACCATAGTGGATCAATATTAAcacaaaagaaataaacaaaaaatagaaaataaatttttgcgTAACTATATCATTGATGATCGCTGAGGCTTgtaaatcttatcatttaaagGATCGATAATGTCTTTCTCGTGACAGATGATAAACTtgcaatatttaaaattaaaaatgaaatccGATGAATAATCGTAGACAGCTATACTTCATACGGTATGGAAAGCAAGATATACCTAAGGCAAGAGTACCTATTGTTGGAGGATACCGTTATTGGTGTTaggtaaatattaaaaagaattacCGGAAGAGGCATAGACAAAGACATAGATAGAACAAGGCTAGTAGTAGtttcagaaaatataattgaagGTACATTCAAAATGTTGCCCATTTCAAAGTAGGTAGATCTGATGTTCGGGACGAATGCGCCAAGCGTACCGCACGAGAGAGATAGAAAACAAAAGAGAAAGATACGCGTACAGTAGACCAGTATAGAGCGGCACGGACAGCTACGATTGAGGAtactatttttcattaaaacaaaCACTACgcaaatttcgaaaataagCGCTTACTACAAAAAAAGGTAAGTTGTAAATTGTTCGACGATTTATTAGAAAgtttaatagaaattaataatctATCCGCTGCCCAATTAACGGGGCCGCGATGGAAATTGattttaatgtatttatgTGCAGgcttataatattataacgaagTCATGGAACCTTGCGAAAACCGATCACAAGAGAAAGTGCAAGAAGGAGGtaagattaaattaatttgcatTTGTGATTATTTTACACTGTTTCGTTcgtgcaatttttattatataacgtcaatgttatttgtaataaaattatgattATTCGGTAACCTTTTAAAGTTTTTGAAATGACTCTGACCGTTTAACACTGATTCTATTAGAAGACATTAATCACGTTCGCAAAGTTTTTGATAATAACGTATTGCAAGAATGTAAATTTCATGAAATCCTTAATGAGACGCGCaagtgaaatttattttattttattaatcataTCGTCATGATAATGACGAATCTTATAATCTATTTATGAGTATTAGATATATAGTTTTTAGACACacaagatatatattttttaaaataaaattacgtgtcattttaacaattattttataataaatatatttcattaaaaataaaaaataatgtatttcaataaattaaaagtatatctttatatatatatatatatatatatatacttttttaatagaaatatttttatttttagtatattcatgcttattattaattattattattattattattattattattattattattattgttatatttcacatattataattaaaaataaatgatataatatatttaaatataaatattaacaaatttcataaactctaataattaaaaattatacctGAAGAAATCTGAAATTAAAATCCATTTTTCAGAATATGGCTTCTTTTGGCAAGATTATCTTGATGCTACAAACAGTGTTGAAGTACCACAAATTATGTTTCCACATGTTGAGCTAACACTTCAGAGTGGTATTGAAATTGGCATGTCCCTTGAGGTGCCAATTCCAAAAAATGCAGATGAGGAAGACACCAATTACTGGGTGGCTTCTATTGTCATGGCATGTGGTCCTTTATTACGTTTACGCTATTTTGGTGGAGATGATAGATCATTGGAATTTTGGTTCAACCTTACTAAAGAAGCTGCTCATGAACTTGGTTGGTGTGtgcaaaataataaaaaattagtacCAACTGATATTATTCTTCAAAGGTCCCCAGACTGCGTGGAAAGATTGACCGAATTTTTAACAACAGCCCGGAGTGTTCCATCAGAAATGTTATCCGGAGTTAGTTaaacatttgtgaaaaattttatataaaaataaaattataatttaattttctaattttaatttttgtctCCATATAGGATGGTCTAAGCATGACAGAGAGAATCAAGCAAGGCATGAAAGTTGAAGTTAGTGATATACTACATCCATATAAATTATGGGTAGCCACGGTAAGAAGTAatgtacaaattttatattattatttccataagtaccatttaattaattttgtgtTTCTTTAGATTATAGAAAATGTAGGAGGACGACTTTTATTAAGATATGATACTCCTGGTTCATCACGTAAAGATTTTTGGATGTTCTGTACATCAGAACATCTTCATCCTTATGGGTTTGCATCTAAATCTAATTCTACTTGGTTTCTAGAACCACCCAGTTCTATAGTAGAAATGCACACATATGAAGAATGGAAAGATTTATTAGAGTCTATACCAAAAAATTATGATCTTCCAGaagaattatttcataatac
This region includes:
- the LOC126871803 gene encoding peptide chain release factor 1; translated protein: MLFLIRGCSLNSYQYCRNFIAKTKLIESCYPVFLNLNKKANLSICQFCSKATLFVTNEHVRKYLDHLMNAYQNGDEKRGSISDILKIHEIPQLLNEKIKIIENIKDLNDLVPENEEMKDLIRKEDLAYARQMSQIDGKILDIILQKVDTENYDNVVMEIIPGVGGQEAMLFAKDLLVMYVNYFDHLGFSYETLEQFESDTGGLRRATLLITDNNAFKKLKYESGVHRVQRIPATEKSGRLHTSTAVVIITPEPKDVDIKIDEKDLIIESKKASGAGGQHVNTTDSAIRITHIPTGKVVTCQTNRSQIKNKQLALTKLKTILFEEQLDQQVSLINKIRKKQMGSRLRNEKIRTYNFNQDRITDHRISNGTMHNLREFMENGADLEILEDRLYKDMQPRTTLEIIEEMMNQFK